The Triticum aestivum cultivar Chinese Spring chromosome 3A, IWGSC CS RefSeq v2.1, whole genome shotgun sequence genome includes a region encoding these proteins:
- the LOC123058326 gene encoding WAS/WASL-interacting protein family member 3: MTEATERAPVVPLHSFPRHLPLPLFSFPSLLSSPSISLALYCREAAMDARGPPLRPMPRRPCRSRRLGRPPCPLQELRADPAAWRPPPPIRCRESPDPAPLRPASPSFIRSRYLPGARSSGERRHKTLPPLPRSSPWRSSPLHLNPRWSPPGARHGGCRLSCLDPSAAGSTAEQPRSAARYATPRPTKASAEVDKARRKAKALTKQREGLRARLAYRKRARKLTSMPAKATAATLVFFKTNSFPDPLNRDCGLIL; this comes from the exons ATGACCGAAGCCACCGAGCGGGCCCCCGTTGTCCCCCTGCATTCCTTTCCCCGCCATCTCCCTCTTCCCTTATTCTCATTTCCCAGTTTACTCTCATCTCCCTCTATCTCTCTTGCTCTCTATTGCAGGGAGGCCGCCATGGACGCCCGAGGTCCTCCGCTCCGACCCATGCCCCGGCGGCCCTGCCGAAGTCGTCGCCTAG GAAGACCACCATGCCCACTGCAGGAACTTCGAGCCGACCCTGCAGCATGGAGACCGCCACCGCCCATCCGTTGTCGGGAATCGCCGGATCCGGCCCCTCTCCGGCCTGCCTCGCCGTCCTTCATCCGTTCCCGATATCTTCCCGGCGCCAGGAGCTCAGGCGAGCGCCGCCACAAGACCCTGCCTCCTCTGCCCCGTAGCTCGCCATGGAGGTCGTCGCCTCTCCATCTCAATCCACGATGGTCTCCTCCAGGGGCCCGCCATGGAGGTTGCCGCCTCTCCTGTCTCGATCCGTCTGCCGCCGGATCCACGGCGGAGCAGCCGAGATCCGCCGCCCGTTACGCGACGCCTCGGCCCACCAAGGCCAGCGCCGAGGTCGACAAGGCGCGCAGGAAGGCCAAGGCCCTCACCAAGCAACGGGAGGGCTTGCGGGCTAGGCTCGCCTACCGCAAGCGCGCCCGCAAGCTCACCTCCATGCCGGCCAAGGCCACCGCCGCGACGctagttttttttaaaacgaatagTTTCCCAGATCCACTTAATAGGGATTGCGGGTTGATTTTGTAG